TTCAGAATTAATGGTGGCGTCATAAACTTCGTAGGCAGCTTTCAAATTCTCGACGCTGGCAATAAAATTCTTATTAAAAGCCGGATTTAGCTCCGAAAATAATGGTAGAATTTTATGTCGGAGGAAATTACGTTGATAAACGACCTCGCTATTTGATGAATCTTCGCGATAATCAATATAATTTTCGGCAGCGTATTTTTCAATAGCTGTTCTGCTTGCAAACAAAAGCGGACGTATGAGTTTCCCTTTTTTCTCTTTAATTCCGGTAAGTCCTTTAATTCCGGTTTTTCGTGTCAGGTTTAAAAAAAAAGTTTCAATCAAATCGTCTTGATGATGAGCAGTGGCAACCAAATCGTACTCATATTCTTTTCGAATTTGTTCAAAGAAATTATACCGCAGTTCACGTGCGGCCATTTCTATTGAAATACCTTTTAGGGCGGCATATTCCCTGGTGTCAAAAGATTTAAAATGAGCACTTATGCCATACTTTTCAATTTCGCTGCGCACAAAGGTTTCATCTCCGTCCGATTCTGCATCCCGCAGTTTAAAATTACAATGAGCAATACCATAATTAATTCCCGAACGCTCGAACAGATGCAGTAAAACCATGCTATCAATTCCACCACTAACTGCCAGTAACACTTTTTGCCCTTGCTTAACCAGCTTCTTATCGTTTATATTTTGGGTGAATAAATTGAACATGAAATTGCTCTTTCTTCAATTGTTAATAGTCTATGTTTTTTTTCCAGTAATATTTGGCAAACCTCACCACAACTTTAATTTGCATTTTGTTTTTTCAGTTTTCCCACAGCTTTTGCAATATTCAGGATAACCTCTACTGATTTTTGCATAGATGGAATAGGAACAAATTCAAATGGCCCGTGAAAATTATGGCCGCCTGCAAAAATATTGGGGCAAGGCAGTCCATCGTACGAAAGACGAGCACCATCCGTTCCTCCACGAATGGCTTTTATTTTAGGTTTAACTCCTGCATCAATCATGGCCTGTCGCGCAATATCAACAATATGCATTACCGGCTTAATTTTTTCGTGCATGTTGTAATACTGGTCTTTAAGTTCAATCTCCACAATATTT
Above is a genomic segment from uncultured Draconibacterium sp. containing:
- the tilS gene encoding tRNA lysidine(34) synthetase TilS gives rise to the protein MFNLFTQNINDKKLVKQGQKVLLAVSGGIDSMVLLHLFERSGINYGIAHCNFKLRDAESDGDETFVRSEIEKYGISAHFKSFDTREYAALKGISIEMAARELRYNFFEQIRKEYEYDLVATAHHQDDLIETFFLNLTRKTGIKGLTGIKEKKGKLIRPLLFASRTAIEKYAAENYIDYREDSSNSEVVYQRNFLRHKILPLFSELNPAFNKNFIASVENLKAAYEVYDATINSEIDTILRKENEQSVISIPALQKSGHAKTVLLEILTVFGFNASVVDDVYQSLGTLSGKQFFSKTHRLVKDRDALFVSEIQNENKHVYYIEENDIELFAPLSISVEQMDYEAFSLVKDNNVACIDFDKVEFPLLIRKWEQGDYFQPLGMTGFKKVSDFFIDQKMPLHKKENTWLLCSGKKIVWIMGYRLDNRFKLTPDSKKVLKIVIIS